ATTTACCCAGTTTGTACAAAAAGGAACTTACGTTTGACTAGATTGTTAACACCAGTATTACAACTGGTTGGAAAACAGTCACTAAGGCTCAGGTGTCTTCTCCCGCAACAGTATTATACATGagaatacagtatataaagttgttctgatgttctgagttgttctgatgttctgtttgataatattttttttttagagcacaATCCATTTCTACAATTAgatttatatagttttttaagGCTGCTAcaatacatttctttattttcaaaattgatTGGATAATGAACCAACAGATAGTTCTGACCTGACTTTAAAGGGGGGGGTTTAGTGTcattcagctcattgttttatttCGGACCATAAAACTTACTTTTGGTTGACTCTCACCACTTTCATCAACAGGCATCTGTTTTCAGTGGTTAAAGCTCTGGAAAAACCTACAACCTGCTGCAATACCTACTCAGCACCAATGATACACAGATAAAGTTAGCGACTACAGCTGGTGAACATCGTAGAGCATTTGGCTGAGCTAAAAAGTGAATATTGTCACTATTGgccagaaacaaaataaattaaagctgcaagcagcgatgatcgggcccttGCACATACGCGTGTGTCGGGGTGTGTCGCGGATATACCTTCCTGCGCTAGAGAACACCCAGTTACACTACATCATGTTTTTGTACATCATGCGTAGAGCACACCATGTCAATTTAATGTAAATCGGATGATGTTTGTCACAAAggtctgacttcctgttgtagTTGTGTGACTGAAATTGGGTGACTTGGAGATTTGATGAAGATATGACAACGTGGAATGGAGGTATGGCATTGCTGTAATGTTACACTCATGAGTGTGACCTTCTGCTCTCTGAATTTTAGCACAGGGCTTCACTTGGTGACTTACTGTTTAAGATTCAGTACAATGCCATGTTTTGATTGGACAGCTGTTAAAGTGATACTTGGTATGTTATTGGTTTACCTGTGCATAGAGCTTAGATCCTGGAAAAGTGATATTTTCCAAGCTGAAGGTTAATGTTCAAACTGCAGTTTCAATGCAGATTCTTCTGATGGTTGGTGAATTTATGATGATTTAgtggtgtatgtgtgcgtgcgtgcatgcgtgcatgcctgtgtgtgtgttaagaaaTTTGACCAATTTTAAAACGGTGTGAGTAAAATCACATGGTGACTGAGCGGCAGATTTCACAGTTTTTCTAGGTGATGGTTCCATTTATTTTATCACTGACGGGTGCTTGTTAGCTGCCTGAATGTTAGCTGCCTCTGAATGTCCCACAGAGCATCTCTCATCTTACCCCACCATCAGTGTACAAGCAGGAAATATTAAACTGTTACAGGTGCTAACTCTCTTTTTTGGTGGCACTCCCATCAGTATAAGATAACCCCAGGCAATCACTTATCGGTGGTGCTGACTGATAGTGGCCGTGTCAAAGGGAGTAAGGGGAGATGAGCTGTCACCCAGCTCACAGTTTCTGTGTGAGAAATGAACAAAGAGACCACAGACGTGTCTACACCTCATAACCTGCCAATATATCCCCCCTGTTTACTGTCCTAGCTTGAAAGACTGAGATATAATATACTAGGCTCTTCATCTGAAAGATTACGGGCTATGGTGACATGAAAGGAAAGATACACTGCTATATTTAGTTGAATGCATTTATCAATAATGCATCCAGTTATTTCAGTTTCTTGATTAGCTAGCACTCTTACACTGTATTGCTTTGGCAATGCTGCATTCTACAGATTCACCACTTTCCagaaaaaacaatgcatttgGAATCTTAAGTGCATCACACAGACTCTTGCTAAGATGTAATACAGGATGTAGGCAAAGTCTGTATCCCAGGTGGCAAAACCGTAAAAATATTGCTGCATGATCAATACTAACCCTACTTGTTTAGGTGGTGTCTAGAGAGtatttgtctctctgtgcaCTGCATTTTGCAGGTTCCATGTTAAAATGCAGGCTGTTATGGTAGAAACAAGTTTGGTACTCTTAATACTGGTACtattaatgaaatattaatgaaagCATCATCAACTAATTTATTTGACAAGATGGCTTTGACTGTCACCATCATGACTCCCTTTCTTGCAACCCATTACTTTTCTGTGGACTATTATTTTCGAAATATGAATGTTGAGGAAGTTATTTTGGCGAGCCTACCCCCCATCAGCATCCACAGGTGTAAGGTGGCCCTCTGTCAGACGTGGCAGTAACCATAGCAGGACTTGGAAAGTGAAATATGATGCGGCAGGCCCTTTGGGCTGTGCTTCTGAATCACAACTCCATAATGAGCTGGCAGAGCTCAAGCTGCATCAAAGATGCAGCACCCAAGTATCTGTTTCAGCTCACAGTGCACAATGATGCAGTGTCACCCGCACAGGTGGAGTGGAAGCGGTGGCGTTAGAGGCCAAAGGCTCTCTACCATCCCGCTGTACTCACATCCATACATCCTCAGAGAAGGCTAATATATCTGCTTCCCTTTAACACGTCTGCAAACCTGATATTTAAGTGTCTGGACCTTAATCTCTTTTCAGTCAAAATATTGTATCATATTATGAAATTATCACCGAAAATGTTATTTTCGATAGGGATAATGTCACAATGTCCACACATCCTACTGATTTCAAAGATACATCTTTGAAATCAGTATGTGTGGAAACTTCATGAGccactgaaaaagtgattagACTCATAATGGCCGATAAATAAGTTAAGTGAGCACACGCATGTTACTCATGCAAGTTGCCAGTAATTGTTGTCAGTGATGGTAATTAGGATTAGAAACAAAGCAGATAGTTAATGATTTCTTGGTGCATTACAATATTTGCTGGTATCATGTCAATATTTGTTGACATAAAGAATCTGTGCTTCTGCTGCAATAGTAACCAACTTTTGACTCCTCTTTTCATGACGTTCCAGATCTAAATATATTCTGTCAGAAAGTATTGACAGAGATATTGGCATGGCGCTGCCGCCAGAAACACGTGAATTAGTGCTTAGTCATTCTTACCACCAGGGTTCAGTGATTAGTGCCAGATAATGTTAACCACAGGAGATGCATGGCTTAACAGCCTGGATTTAGTTTCTTCTAGTTCATTTTGATATGCCTTTGAGATGACTCAGCGGGGTCAGTTTACTTTTAACTTCTAATAACAAGCCTTTGTGCTTGTGACGATTactacagaaagaaaacatcctgtACCCTGGTTGAGTATTCAGGACAAAAGACCTCCCTGAAACACTATGAATCAGAGTGTGTTTTAGTCACCTGCTGGACACAACATTAGGGTATAACAGAGGATTACCATGTGGGAGTGGAAAGGAGGTTTTGACAGGTGATAGTAAATAATTACAAAACTTATAGAAGCAACATGAAAACTATGCAGTAGatttatatttctacatttacaggatgatttttcttttttgtttttcttcatcactccttttgcagatatttatttcacagcCGGTGCCCAAAtgttattcatgtattttttttttaacaaaaagctGAGGTggtgcaaatttaaaaatagGCCCCTTTTAGGGCAGTGTTAGATTTCACATTGATTCTCTGAAAAGCCACCTTAAATTGGTATGGCAGGGAAAGGACTGTTGTACAGCAGCTTTTCTGTAAGATTAAATAGTGTCTGAAACCCTTAACATGTGATTTATCTAATGCATTTTCCATGTAAtgcatgtgaatgttttttgtatttaatggcTAATTACCTATAATTTTTATTGGCAGAATGTACTTTTAACAACATGCAAGTGGCTTTGTAAGGTTGGACTTCTCAAAACAatgcttttaaataaatgttagcATCGGCTTGCTTACATTGTCAAACTAAACTAACCTGTTGCAATCTGTTACACCCCAAAGTATATCTTCATTTAGATTAATATGGCTCCATCTGTGTCTCTAGGAGAGGTCCTTGACCCAGCCAACCACAGTGACCACTGTGCTCCTCCTGACTCAGGGATATCATGGGACCCCTTTCAGTTCACCtctccccactcctcctcctcctctcgctgctcCTTGTGTGCTCCTGTGGCACTTCCTTTAGGGCACAGGTCGTGGAGCGGGCGTCTGGCCCCGAGCAGCTTCAACCCATGGTCAACTCTACAGGGTCTGGAAAGCGGACGTGTTCTGGCGTTGTAGTGTGTAGACCTGGTATCCTGCTGCCAGTGTGGCTGCCGCTCAACCCTCCACTGGGAGAGCAGGCAGGGAGGGCTGTCATCTACTTCCTCTGTCTCATGTACTTGTTCCTGGGTGTGTCCATCATCGCAGACCGCTTCATGGCATCTATAGAGGTCATCACATCTCAGGTATTATTGAAATGAGTGCTTTGATCCCATTGTTCTTCCTAATATTGTCAACTAACTTCATCCTCTGTATCCAGTCTTATTAGAGCATGCTGATAATTGTTGTGCAttggtttgggctaatttgtcTATCagaaataatttataattatcaaagataattatgaattatgaaaaccaatagagcttattaatcaatgttgtgtgtgtgtgagcgtgtgtgcgtgcttgcacAGGCGTGCGCCTGTAAAAATAGGAGGACGAACAAGATGGCGGATGTGACCTGGGAGGTCACGTGGCCCCAGAGAAAGGTtgggcgtgagacctcaagttaaacggcggctacctttaaacatgcgactctaacaaaggagagatcggggacgaagttaacttaggaccagaatctctcaagcacccacgagtgtgtgtaaatgttggttagtaagaaaaaaaagggaaagcgatcaaaacagcagtaaggctcatgcgatgatgaccgagatccagcacctggtctgtgacgcaggggcgcagcagctcagctggtgagccggcgcgtctctggtctttaaacagacgacagTGTGCTGAGTTcggacacgatggcagagcaacacacaatagtccgacgtggtcggacacaaatcaaaGTCAAGCAACaccaataatatatatatattcttccaACCCGATGCAATGTATCCACTATCTCGTCCATCTTCTGTGCCTGCTGCAGTGCTATTTTCCTGGGTAGCTTGATCACCTCTtcccttgtgttttcattcgCCATTTCTTTCATGCCTTTCACTCGTAGATTCCAGCGCCTTCTGTATCTTTCAGAATCCACCACTCTCTTTTAATGGCTGCGTTCTCTTTCTCTAGTACTTCTACTTTCTTTTCTAAAGCAGACACCTTGCTTTTGACATCTTTGATTTCTGCTGCATTCAATTGTAATGCTGTAGCCAAGCTACCAAACATGGTGTTATTCTCTCTGATCTGAATATTGATATcttccagttttattttcttgtgtgtCAAATCTGGAGCACAAAACTGTGATGGCAGACAGAATGGACTCGAATGAGGATTCTTCGTTTGGTCTTACCCATTTACGAACGTGGGTGTTCTTGGTTGGTGTGTCCGTTGGGGaatttttcaaacacaaaaaacccagaacataacacatttacattcacaaaaaagCGATGAACAACCTGAAAACACCAATTCCACCCTCATCTGTTGTCGGAGTGCAGGCAAAGAAATATGGATCCACAGATGTTGGAAAGACTTGGATAATACTGTTTAATCTTTCTGCTCTGCAGTGAAGTTCAGTTTTATATCACTAAAAGCTCAATTAAAATATATCAGGGGTGAATAAAGTTGTTCTAGTTCCTGAGTGGCTTTCCAAACATGTAATTATGTAATGTTCTTTTAAGTAAAGTAATTTTAAGTTCAGTCTTGATTCAAGAAATGGAAACATATGCACATGTGTTTAGCATcactcacattttcacaaatgtctGTCTCtacaggagaaggaggtgacCATCACCAAACCTAACGGTGAAACGACAGTAACTACAGTGAGAATCTGGAATGAGACGGTGTCCAACCTCACACTCATGGCCCTCGGCTCCTCTGCCCCTGAGATCTTGCTTTCTGTTATTGAGGTACTCAGATGCTTTTAACAATCATTCTGTCTTCACATAAGAGATAGCTGTTTTCAtgtgtctttgaaaaaaagtctttatttaatcatgcatttaaataaactgttaaattatattttgaattttcacCATAAAGAGAGTAAAAAATTATTGTAAACTGTGGGCTTCTATTTCTAGTTATATATTCAGAATATTTACTATTTAAATATCCATACTCAATTTTGATTGATTCAAGCCAGTTCCATTTTAAAACTTCCATTAAAAACgtctttttgtcttgtttcactGTGACAGGTGTGTGGGCACAACTTTAATGCCGGGGAGCTCGGTCCTGGTACCATAGTGGGCAGCGCTGCCTTCAATATGTTTGTGATtattggtctgtgtgtgtgggtgatcCCTGACGGAGAGTCTCGCAAGATCAAACACCtgcgtgtgttttttattaCGTCTTTCTGGAGTATTTTTGCCTATGTTTGGCTCTACCTCATACTGGCTGTCATCTCACCTGGGATTGTAGAGGTGTGTATCTAATAACTGTGGGTGTGTGGCtagaataaatgtaaaaaatggaataaatcaAGTGTGTAAATGATTTTTGAGTTATATTGCCTGTTTTGCCAGGTGTGGGAGGCCGCAGTGACGCTGCTTTACTTTCCGGTGTGTGTGATCTTGGCCTGGATCGCTGACCGTCGCATGCTCTTCTACAAATACATGCACAAGCGTTACCGTGCTGACAAGCGACATGGCATTGTGGTGGAAATGGAGGGTGACCTTGCTCCCAAAGGCATTGATATGATCATGGATGGAAAGTTGTCAGACTGCAGTCCGTGCCCTGGAAACTCCTCCAGTGTGACAGTCTCTGTGCAGACAGGCGATGAACTAGACCAGAACAAAGATGAGGTAAGACATGTTGTAGTAGACACACACTAATGATTCTTTTAATGTCAGACCCATATAGCCctcttataaaaaaaatatattgtttgtctCACTGTCATTTCGGTAATTTTTTAAGAGGAACAGATACtccagtttttttctaaaaggcatgagaaaggaaagaaagccTCGAGCAGGGTAAAACTACTGCATTACTCTGTTTTTAGAACATTGGTATAGGTTTCCTGAAGTTATTAGAATACAATCCCAGCAGGAGTCTGAATAACAGCACTGGAGAGAGCAGGAGTCTTCACAGAAGGAAGTTGATCAGTGGGAGGCTGAGCGGTACGGTTTTTCTTGATAAAGATCCTTACATTAGTCTGCAAATTTTGTCTCAACACCAACGCTTTTAACACTAGAAATTAAGGTATTTGCTCCCATCCTGCTGTGGACCCTACTCTCACATCTTGTGTTGTCACATCTTAAAACTTCTGTTAAACAATTGTTTTAAAGGGTAAACAATGagcatttagttttttaattatttatttttttactcaacAGTTAATACCAAAATGTACATCTGTATGAATACAATATGTAATCTCACAACCAGTTTCCACTCTTGTGTAGGTGGTTCACATCCTTAAAGACCTGAAGGACAAACATCCAGACAAAGACCTGGACCAGCTGATTGAGATGGCTAACTACTCTGCCCTGGTCCACAAGAAGAAGAGCCGCGCCTTCTACCGTGTCCAGGTGACACGCATGATGATTGGTGCTGGTAACATATTAAGGAAACATGCAGCTGAGCATGCACGCCACTCAGGAGGCCAGGAAATGGACAAGGCCACATGCTCGCACATTTGCTTTGAAAGTGCCCAGTACCAGTGCACCGAGAACTGTGGCTCTCTGAGCCTCGGGGTGATCCTGGATGGAGGCACAGGTCAAAACACATTCTATGTGGACTACTGTACAGAAAATGGCTCTGCTAATGCTGGGGCAGACTACGAATTCACTGAGGGAACCCTTGTGTTTAAGCCTGGGGAGACCCGTAAAGAGATCAAGGTGAGCAAGTAAAGGAGACTTTGAAAGGTATTTTGTGCTCGTCACTTCAtttgcacggtggtgtagtggttagcaccttcgcctcacagcaagaaggttctgggttcgaattccggttcaaccagggcctttctgtgtggaatttgcatgttctccccgtgtatgcgtgggttctctccgggttctgcggcttcctcccacagtccaaagacatgcagaatggggttaggttcattggagaccgtagattgaccgtaggtgtgaatgtgagagtgaatggttgtccgtctctgtgtgtggccctgtgataccccgcctctcgcccaatgttagctgggattggctccagcgaccccccgcgacccttaaatggataaagcgttagacgatgaatgaatgacttcATTTGCTTCCTGTCTCC
The sequence above is a segment of the Scophthalmus maximus strain ysfricsl-2021 chromosome 2, ASM2237912v1, whole genome shotgun sequence genome. Coding sequences within it:
- the slc8a2a gene encoding sodium/calcium exchanger 2a isoform X2, with protein sequence MGPLSVHLSPLLLLLSLLLVCSCGTSFRAQVVERASGPEQLQPMVNSTGSGKRTCSGVVVCRPGILLPVWLPLNPPLGEQAGRAVIYFLCLMYLFLGVSIIADRFMASIEVITSQEKEVTITKPNGETTVTTVRIWNETVSNLTLMALGSSAPEILLSVIEVCGHNFNAGELGPGTIVGSAAFNMFVIIGLCVWVIPDGESRKIKHLRVFFITSFWSIFAYVWLYLILAVISPGIVEVWEAAVTLLYFPVCVILAWIADRRMLFYKYMHKRYRADKRHGIVVEMEGDLAPKGIDMIMDGKLSDCSPCPGNSSSVTVSVQTGDELDQNKDEVVHILKDLKDKHPDKDLDQLIEMANYSALVHKKKSRAFYRVQVTRMMIGAGNILRKHAAEHARHSGGQEMDKATCSHICFESAQYQCTENCGSLSLGVILDGGTGQNTFYVDYCTENGSANAGADYEFTEGTLVFKPGETRKEIKVGILDDDIFEEDEHFFVRLQKLRIQESGNEGTGTPPKGRLVEPLIATITILDDDHAGIFTFGQQVLRVSESTGTLTLTVVRNSGSRGTVAVPYHTEDGSAKAGVDYDETRGELEFTNEQTSQTLQVRIINVEEYEKQENFFIVLEDPKWLKRGLSGNPCPEEEEARRISEMGKPILGEHSRLEVIIEESCEFKSTVDKLLKDTNLAVLIGTHSWKEQFIDAVTVSAGDEEEGQEQRMPNCFDYFVHILCIFWKVLFACVPPTEYWNGWACFIVSISVIGVLTAVIGDIASHFGCTVGLRDAVTAVVFVALGTSLPDTFASKLAATQDQYADACVGNVTGSNAVNVFLGIGVAWSVAAVYWKVKGKVFRVDPGSLAFSVTLFTIFAFFSMGVLMLRRRPSIGGELGGPRIPKILTSLLFFGLWFLYILFSSLEAYCHIQGF
- the slc8a2a gene encoding sodium/calcium exchanger 2a isoform X1; its protein translation is MGPLSVHLSPLLLLLSLLLVCSCGTSFRAQVVERASGPEQLQPMVNSTGSGKRTCSGVVVCRPGILLPVWLPLNPPLGEQAGRAVIYFLCLMYLFLGVSIIADRFMASIEVITSQEKEVTITKPNGETTVTTVRIWNETVSNLTLMALGSSAPEILLSVIEVCGHNFNAGELGPGTIVGSAAFNMFVIIGLCVWVIPDGESRKIKHLRVFFITSFWSIFAYVWLYLILAVISPGIVEVWEAAVTLLYFPVCVILAWIADRRMLFYKYMHKRYRADKRHGIVVEMEGDLAPKGIDMIMDGKLSDCSPCPGNSSSVTVSVQTGDELDQNKDEVVHILKDLKDKHPDKDLDQLIEMANYSALVHKKKSRAFYRVQVTRMMIGAGNILRKHAAEHARHSGGQEMDKATCSHICFESAQYQCTENCGSLSLGVILDGGTGQNTFYVDYCTENGSANAGADYEFTEGTLVFKPGETRKEIKVGILDDDIFEEDEHFFVRLQKLRIQESGNEGTGTPPKGRLVEPLIATITILDDDHAGIFTFGQQVLRVSESTGTLTLTVVRNSGSRGTVAVPYHTEDGSAKAGVDYDETRGELEFTNEQTSQTLQVRIINVEEYEKQENFFIVLEDPKWLKRGLSALLLNQGNPCPEEEEARRISEMGKPILGEHSRLEVIIEESCEFKSTVDKLLKDTNLAVLIGTHSWKEQFIDAVTVSAGDEEEGQEQRMPNCFDYFVHILCIFWKVLFACVPPTEYWNGWACFIVSISVIGVLTAVIGDIASHFGCTVGLRDAVTAVVFVALGTSLPDTFASKLAATQDQYADACVGNVTGSNAVNVFLGIGVAWSVAAVYWKVKGKVFRVDPGSLAFSVTLFTIFAFFSMGVLMLRRRPSIGGELGGPRIPKILTSLLFFGLWFLYILFSSLEAYCHIQGF
- the slc8a2a gene encoding sodium/calcium exchanger 2a isoform X3 gives rise to the protein MGPLSVHLSPLLLLLSLLLVCSCGTSFRAQVVERASGPEQLQPMVNSTGSGKRTCSGVVVCRPGILLPVWLPLNPPLGEQAGRAVIYFLCLMYLFLGVSIIADRFMASIEVITSQEKEVTITKPNGETTVTTVRIWNETVSNLTLMALGSSAPEILLSVIEVCGHNFNAGELGPGTIVGSAAFNMFVIIGLCVWVIPDGESRKIKHLRVFFITSFWSIFAYVWLYLILAVISPGIVEVWEAAVTLLYFPVCVILAWIADRRMLFYKYMHKRYRADKRHGIVVEMEGDLAPKGIDMIMDGKLSDCSPCPGNSSSVTVSVQTGDELDQNKDEVVHILKDLKDKHPDKDLDQLIEMANYSALVHKKKSRAFYRVQVTRMMIGAGNILRKHAAEHARHSGGQEMDKATCSHICFESAQYQCTENCGSLSLGVILDGGTGQNTFYVDYCTENGSANAGADYEFTEGTLVFKPGETRKEIKVGILDDDIFEEDEHFFVRLQKLRIQESGNEGTGTPPKGRLVEPLIATITILDDDHAGIFTFGQQVLRVSESTGTLTLTVVRNSGSRGTVAVPYHTEDGSAKAGVDYDETRGELEFTNEQTSQTLQVRIINVEEYEKQENFFIVLEDPKWLKRGLSALLLNQGNPCPEEEEARRISEMGKPILGEHSRLEVIIEESCEFKSTVDKLLKDTNLAVLIGTHSWKEQFIDAVTVSAGDEEEGQEQRMPNCFDYFVHILCIFWKVLFACVPPTEYWNGWACFIVSISVIGVLTAVIGDIASHFGCTVGLRDAVTAVVFVALGTSLPDTFASKLAATQDQYADACVGNVTGSNAVNVFLGIGVAWSVAAVYWKVKVWEY